From the genome of Acinetobacter sp. TR3:
CTGCAATTGCAGTCTTAGGGCCAGACAAGCCACGTAAAGTTAAGATAAAGAGGACAGCACCAATCAGGTAGAACCAATCCGCATAGTCTCGAATAAATTCCATTGCTTAGCCCTCTTTTTTCTTTTGCTTCGGCTTGAACATTTCAAGCATACGAGCAGTTACAGCAAAGCCACCAAAAATGTTGATACTTGCCAAGAACACAGCAACAGCACCTAAGATGCTTACAACATTTACACTTTGGAATGCTACATTGGCATCAACACCAATTGCAGGCATACCTACAGTCTGGATCATCGCTCCAACCACAATAATTGAAGACAACGCATTCGTTACTGCCATTAATGGTGTATGTAACGCTGGCGTTACACCCCACACCACATAATAACCTACAAAGATGGCAAGGACGAAAATTGTAATCGTTTCAACCATGAGAACTCTCCTTAACCGCGCTTGAGCAGTACTTGACCGCCATGAGTCACGAGTAACGCTTTTTGGATTTCTTCTTCTGGATTAATCGCAAAGTTTTTGTCTTTGTCGAATAATGTTTCAAGGAAGTTAAAAACGTTACGTGCATACAATGCAGATGCTTCAGTTGCAACTGTGCCTGGAATGTTTGGAATACCCAAAATTTTCACACCATTTTCAGTAACAACTGTTTCGCCTTCTTTAGAACCTTCAACGTTACCACCCGTTTCAACTGCCATATCTAAAATGACAGAGCCCGGCTTCATTTTGGCAACAGTTTCAGCTTTGATCAGACGCGGAGCATTACGACCCGGAATCAATGCAGTCGTGATTACGATGTCAGCATTTGATACCGCTTTATCTACAATCGCAGCTTGATCTTTGATGTATTGCTCACCCGGCTGCCAACCATAACCGCTTTTCGCAGCTTCAGCAGCACGTTGTTTTTCTTCGTCTGACATTGGTACGTCTAACCATTTACCACCTAAAGACTCAACTTGTTCTTTAGCAGTTGGACGTAAGTCAGTTGCTTCTACAACTGCACCTAAACGTTTTGCAGTCGCAATCGCTTGAAGACCAGCAACACCAACACCCATGATCACGACACGCGCAGGTTTTACGGTACCCGCAGCAGTCATTAACATTGGGAACATACGTTGATATTCAGCCGCAGCTAACAATACAGATTTATAACCCGCTAAGTTTGCTTGAGAAGAAAGTACGTCCATGTTTTGTGCGCGTGAAAGCGTACGAGGAAGTAACTCTAAAGCAAAAGCAGACACTTGCTGAGTAGCAAACTGGTCTAATTCTGGATTGCGGTAAGGGTCAAACATAGCTATTACAGTTGTATTCGCCGCAAGTTTTTGAATTTCGTCACCGCTAGGAGCACGTACCTTCAAAATAATTTGGCTGCCTGTATAAGCATCGTCCGTAATAGTTGCGCCAACTTGTTCATAAGCACTGTCAATATAGGCTGCTTTAACACCAGCGCCACGTTGAATGACAATGCTATGACCTGCGTTAATCAACTTCTTAACTGTTTCTGGTGTTGCCGCTACACGACTTTCACCTGCAACAGTTTCGGTTGGGATTCCGATCTGCATGAGCGTTCCTCAAGCTAGTTTTTCTTAAGTAAACATCGCGAGTCGCAATGTTTCCCCCAGGAGTATTCTTTGTTGAATTTTGGATTCTAATGGAACTTTTTTAAAATTCCACCCAATATTTATTTAATAAATACCTATATTTTGAACTGATGATTCAGATTAATGTTTACAACTTGTATAATCAGCATGTTTGCCTGCTTATAAGTAAAAACACTTTATCTTTATATACTATATGAGTAAGTCTGATTATTTAGACAAACTCACCAGCTCACTGTCTTTTTCAGTCATCAACAACAGATAAAAAAGTAAGGTATAAATAACAAATCAGGGCTTTGTTGGATCAATGACTCATAATCAATACAAATTACTTATCTGGTTTAGATATTGAACGTATTGTGATTTATAAATCATCCGAATCTGCATCATAATCATGCAATTAATCGGTGGGATTGGCTTCTTAGAACATTTATAGCGTTTTTAGAGCGACTTCGATCAAATTTTTACAGATAAAATCATCGATTAGTAAAGACTAAGCAAATCATTCAAAATGATCCAAAGATGCGAATAGCGATCAATGAAGATAATTATCAAAAATAAATGTAAAAATTTTAAATGGCATTTTTTCAAGTGATATTTGTATGATTTTGTCTAATCAAACCCCAAAAATTGCACAAAATTAGTGCAATAAAATCATCTTTTAAATTTCTGCCTCATTTTTTTGATTCAACAAAAATAAAATTTCTTGAAAATGTGCACCCATAGCATCCTCAGCAAGACAATCTTCAGGATTTCGCAAAGGACATTGCTCCAAAGACAAACAACCACAACCGATACATTGATCCAATTGTTGGCGTAACTGCAACAACATCATGATTTGCTGATCTAATTGCCCCTGCCACTCTTGTGACATGATTTGCCAATCTTTTTTCGTAGCCACTTGTTGCTTTGGTAAGATACTCAGCGTTTGTTTTATTTGTTTTAAACTGATCCCAACCTGTTGAGCTGCTTTTATAATTGCAATTCGCCTAAGCATCGCACGCTGATACCTACGCTGATTCCCCTCCGTTCTAGTACTCCAAATCAGATCTTTTTCCTCATAAAAACGAATCGTTGGAACACTTACGCCGCTACGTTTTGCAAGTTCTCCGATGCTAAGCCATGTTTCTGGGGAATATTGTTTCAAAATTTCCTTGACCTCTAGTTAACTTGAGCTTTGATACTAGCACATATCAGATTTTATGAAGATGTACCGTAATGAATAAAATAAATACTCAAGCCTTTCAAATAATTAATCCTGAAGCGCTCTATCATCCTAAAAGGAATGGATATAGTCATATTGCTGTTGTAAAACCGAATATGCGAGCTATTCATCTCGCGGGGCAAGGTGGAGAAAATAAAAATGGTGATCTTTCACCTTTTTTTGACCAACAGGTACAACAAGTCTTCTATAATATTCAACAGGCTTTAGCCTCAGTTCAAGCAACGCTTTCAGATATTGCTGTGTTACGTGTTCTGATTGTTGATCATGACGCTCAGAAACATCAGCTGGTGATTAAAACAATAGTGGATCTTTGGAAAACTCATGAATTCCCTGTTTGTACACTTATTCCAGTCACAGGCTTAGCATTACCAGAAATGCAAATTGAAATCGAAGCGACTGCGTATACTGCCTAAGAACCAGAGAAGAGAATATTATGTCAAACACCCAAAATATTAGTCAAAATAAAGCCTTACTCTGGTTTATGGCAGCAGCATGTGGTTTATGTGCAGGTGCAAACTATTATAGTCAACCCTTAATTCACTCCATTCAGCAATTTTTTGCGGTTACAGAGGGGCAAGCAGCTCTGACTGTAACTTTTGCTCAGGTTTCTTACGCGCTCGGCTTGCTCTTTATTGTTCCAATGGGCGATGTCGTTAATAAGACAAAATTTATTCCGCTCTTAATGGCATTATGTGCGGTAGGCCTATTTATTTGTGCTTTCTCTGTGAATCTATCAATGCTTTGGATTGGTACAATTCTAGTTGGACTATTTTCTGTCGCTGCTCAAGTTTTAATTCCACTCGCAACCATGACTGTTGAACCAGAAAAAACAGGTGAAGTTGTTGGCTTTCTCATGAGTGGTTTATTGGTTGGTATTTTACTTTCCACAAGTCTTGCAGGGCTCTTTTCAAATTTGTTTCATTGGAAAGTCATTTATGTCGTGAGTGGTATTTTAATGTTGATTTTGGCTTATGCACTCAAAAGTCGACTCCCATATGTTATGCGAATCAAAATGGATTACAGACAAATTTTTGTCTCTATGGCTGAATTATTAAAACAAGAAAAACGTTTGCTATTACGTGCATTGACAGGTGCTTTTGCATTTGCAGCAGTCAGTATTTTGTATTCAACGATTGCGTTATTGCTCACAGCAGCACATCACCTTCCTGACCTTGTGATTGGAATGGTTAGCCTTGTCGGTATTTTCGGCGCATTATCAACTCAATATATAGGTCGCTACGCTGACCAAGGTTATACAAAACAATTAACTTGGATCGGCTGTGGCTTGTTCATCCTCAGTTGGATTTGTTTCTATTTTGGACAAACTTTTCTATTCAGCTACATTCTTGGATTTGCCGTTATCCAATTGGCTTTAGCACTTGTCCATACCAGTAATCAAAGTATTATTTTCCGTTTACGACCTGATGCAAAATCTCGAATTAATGCCATATATATGACGGCGTATTTTACAGGCGGTGCTTGTGGCTCTGCACTTGGGATTTTTTCATGGAATCATGGTGGTTGGACAATGACGTGCATCGCTGGAATGAGTCTTGTTTTTGCCTGTATGCTTTTTAGTTTATTGGATAATTACTTAATTTATAAAAATGAAAATACTGCAAATAATTGCTAGGCTTCCAACTAAAATCACTTATCAATCAATGCATACTAACAATATCTTTGAGCATCAAAAACTCACCCCAAAACAATCAGTTTAATGCTCATTATTTTGGGGTTACCATTTTATTAGCCAATATCACAGCTAACTACTTTTGAGAATCAATGACTTTTAATGATTCATAATAAAAAAGTATTCACGGTAATATTTTAATTCGGCAATCGAGTCACGAATGTCATCCATTGCCAGATGTGAAGCATTTTTCTTTAAACCACTCATAATTTCAGGTCTCCAGCGTTTCGCTAACTCTTTCACAGAAGACACGTCTAAATTACGGTAATGGAAAAATTGTTCCAACTCAGGCATCAAGCGATGTAAGAACCGGCGGTCTTGGCAAATTGAGTTACCACACATTGGTGATGATTTTGGATTGACCCACTTTTTTAAGAACTCAAGTGTTTGCTGCTCTACATCCTGTGCATTGAGTTTACTACGGCGTACACGCTCAATCAGACCAGATTGACCAT
Proteins encoded in this window:
- a CDS encoding proton-translocating transhydrogenase family protein, whose translation is MVETITIFVLAIFVGYYVVWGVTPALHTPLMAVTNALSSIIVVGAMIQTVGMPAIGVDANVAFQSVNVVSILGAVAVFLASINIFGGFAVTARMLEMFKPKQKKKEG
- a CDS encoding Re/Si-specific NAD(P)(+) transhydrogenase subunit alpha, producing the protein MQIGIPTETVAGESRVAATPETVKKLINAGHSIVIQRGAGVKAAYIDSAYEQVGATITDDAYTGSQIILKVRAPSGDEIQKLAANTTVIAMFDPYRNPELDQFATQQVSAFALELLPRTLSRAQNMDVLSSQANLAGYKSVLLAAAEYQRMFPMLMTAAGTVKPARVVIMGVGVAGLQAIATAKRLGAVVEATDLRPTAKEQVESLGGKWLDVPMSDEEKQRAAEAAKSGYGWQPGEQYIKDQAAIVDKAVSNADIVITTALIPGRNAPRLIKAETVAKMKPGSVILDMAVETGGNVEGSKEGETVVTENGVKILGIPNIPGTVATEASALYARNVFNFLETLFDKDKNFAINPEEEIQKALLVTHGGQVLLKRG
- the soxR gene encoding redox-sensitive transcriptional activator SoxR, producing MKQYSPETWLSIGELAKRSGVSVPTIRFYEEKDLIWSTRTEGNQRRYQRAMLRRIAIIKAAQQVGISLKQIKQTLSILPKQQVATKKDWQIMSQEWQGQLDQQIMMLLQLRQQLDQCIGCGCLSLEQCPLRNPEDCLAEDAMGAHFQEILFLLNQKNEAEI
- a CDS encoding RidA family protein, with the translated sequence MNKINTQAFQIINPEALYHPKRNGYSHIAVVKPNMRAIHLAGQGGENKNGDLSPFFDQQVQQVFYNIQQALASVQATLSDIAVLRVLIVDHDAQKHQLVIKTIVDLWKTHEFPVCTLIPVTGLALPEMQIEIEATAYTA
- a CDS encoding MFS transporter, producing the protein MSNTQNISQNKALLWFMAAACGLCAGANYYSQPLIHSIQQFFAVTEGQAALTVTFAQVSYALGLLFIVPMGDVVNKTKFIPLLMALCAVGLFICAFSVNLSMLWIGTILVGLFSVAAQVLIPLATMTVEPEKTGEVVGFLMSGLLVGILLSTSLAGLFSNLFHWKVIYVVSGILMLILAYALKSRLPYVMRIKMDYRQIFVSMAELLKQEKRLLLRALTGAFAFAAVSILYSTIALLLTAAHHLPDLVIGMVSLVGIFGALSTQYIGRYADQGYTKQLTWIGCGLFILSWICFYFGQTFLFSYILGFAVIQLALALVHTSNQSIIFRLRPDAKSRINAIYMTAYFTGGACGSALGIFSWNHGGWTMTCIAGMSLVFACMLFSLLDNYLIYKNENTANNC
- the orn gene encoding oligoribonuclease; this encodes MSSTPDTRLIWIDLEMTGLDTDNDKIIEIATIITDDNLNILAEGPVLAVHQSDIILNAMDEWNTKQHGQSGLIERVRRSKLNAQDVEQQTLEFLKKWVNPKSSPMCGNSICQDRRFLHRLMPELEQFFHYRNLDVSSVKELAKRWRPEIMSGLKKNASHLAMDDIRDSIAELKYYREYFFIMNH